The window AACTCCACTATTTGGGCAAACCAAAAGAATGTCAATTGAAACTTCCTTATGCCAAGACCTCTGCCTTTAAAACAAGCTCTAGTTCCTCTGTTACGACATAATTTCAACACATCAAACCCATATCTTATACTATCAACAAACTATATTTTTCGAACATATTACTACTAATTatctttgcattttttttttcaactaaCACCCAAGAGAGACAAAACCAAatcatatatatttaaaaataacatTTCCTTAGACAGATACGCGAAATATTCAACACTTAAGATCTAAAGATTGCATCAGGGAGAAAACGGCCCTGCAATTGCATATTCATACTGAGGCTAATTCAAACAAATAAATCCAAACATTTCATGCAACAGAGAATGACAAAGTTGACGGAGGTACATTATTAAGCACAACAGAGTACGAGAAATTGAGGAACCAAACCTCAAAAGTGAATTAGAATATTAATGGCGAGGTAGCGCTGAGCTCAAAAACGTGACGAACCATGGACGAACCTCGACGCACCGGACCTCGACGGACCTCTGACCGGAAACGGAATTACGTCCAGGCCTCTAGCTCGCCGGAACTGCGACAACATGCAACAACAGCAGTAGCTGCTCGTGGGTGTCGCTGCTTAGGATTCGATAGGGGTTCTTCGATactcttttttttgattttttgttgagGAAGGTGTTGGTTAAGGTGAGGGCTGAAGTTCAATGGTCGTTTGGGTGGGGGGATGTGAAGGATACGATTCGAGGGGTGGGTCGTTCTGCGCGCAGCTTTTCTTagctttctttttcctttatgcGCAGCTTTTGCTGTTTCTTTTTGTCGTTCTCCTCCCTCTCTATTTGTGCTGATCCCCCCTTTAGTTTTAGgctttgtttaatatatataggtctaggttagtggtagggttttaggttaaggggtatgggcctaggaattatgggcttggcaattgtgggctaggtccaaaattaggcccaAAGATAGGTTGCTTGAGCCCAAGCTTTATTCTTTTGCcgcgaatgagattaaaaatacgcgcccatttattaattattcctactatttaaataattattacaataaaactaaccattaaacaaatctatttttggtattttcaaaatatcatattaaaataaaaatacgatactattgttgtatatatttttaagatttcttttttttttaattaaaaatgactacaaaacataaatgaacctatttttatgattttgttttCTTGcaataaaatagagtaaaagagtcaaaattacttaaaatatctgtattctgcctaaattaaatattttacgctaatatataaaagatcttggggagggtaaaaaatcacaaCAATCTTGCGCGGTAGAAGACCCCAAAATGAAATTTTCTACCACCATTATTGAAACCATTTTGGTGGTGGTGCATTTTTGTGAATACTTTGGTGATGAAAAGGAGTGGAGCAGTAGGGTCCCGTCGTTCACAGGACAGAAATTGTAACCCAccttgaagaagaaaacaaaaatctaaaacgaaaatagaaacagaaaaaataaataaaaaattaacgtGTAAAAATAAAAGAGTAGCGCGTAAGTTGCACTGCCTTTGCTTTATCTGGTTTTGGTCTCTCGGGATGGTATTAACACCACTTATAACTTGTTAAAGGAGGTATTACGACCCTTGCAGACTTAAAGTGTCTCTTTGAAAAAAAGCTCATAGCTGAAGGGATTCTTATGTATTCTCCCTGTTTAAAACATAAATTAAGGTGTCATGCATCATCTTCTCTACTTATGTCTAatgctgtccaacgggacgggacgatATTTAGTCGGGACAATGGCAGGATGGGTCTAAACGGGATGAAATGGTAGGCCCATCCCATCCCGCTAACAAATGGAATGGGGCGGGAGGCCTTAAGTGGACcgtttttttaaaagaaaaatttaattatttatgcaTTAAGTTTGCAACGGCTAATtttttgacaatgactaagtttttaaagttttcaACGGCTaattttttgacttatttaataaacttaaaatttaataaagtatAAGGAAATTAGGaagctaagtaaagaattataaaaaattaaaataaaagacttgtaatgaaatattttagtaattatgATAGAgctgtaatttatttaatataatttcaagccattaagtaactaagtaagagtgtaagacaattcataaaaaaattcaaggcttagagccttttattttattaatagaattttcaaatttcacatacaaatataattcttttgagcaACATCTAATCTAAGCATCCACCTTTAggaagggttttgtttgaactacgcctcttagtagccaattacaaattatcatattAATATTTGTAAGCTTCTATATAGcttcgttgtaacttatctataatttctctaggacattgttctggaattggcaatgttgattgatgtccCATAGTTCCATGCCGTCATCGCTCCCActgctaagtatctcattgtattcttcttcttccctagtggttaacctttcaaaaccaagatttcttctttctgaattaatccaatctctgaataatactGCAATCTCTAGGTTGCCCTCCactaatgaatgtctatgatttttgatttgaaatcttgcgcgctaaaagcactctccgatACTGATGATGCATGAATAGCCAAGATATCTTGGGCCattattgaaagtgttggaaaaaCCTTACCACGATCCCTCCACCATGCCAAAAGTTGTTTGTTTccttcttcgtctttaatacttTTCAATCCTTGATTAATATAAGAATTAAGTTcatcataaaaaaaaatttaaaaaaacatgCGGCACAGACGGGATAGGTGGAGCGGGACGGGACTGAACGGGATAAATGGGACGGAATGGGCATCTCGTCCCATCCCGTGTACCGTTTATCATGGGCCTGTCCCGTTGGACAACCTTACTTATGTCTGTTTCCTCCACCCTATAGAAAATATATAAATGATTAATCATAGTACTGCTAGCAAAAGGATAATAAAGAAGCAATGTCTCCAATAGAGGTTTCTATCATCACTCACTCCATAGTAATAGTAGTACTACTAGACATAGTGTAGCAATTAGTGCACTTTTTTTTGGTAATCCGCTAGGCaagtgcctagggctagtttttttattaataacaaaaaagaaaaatacaacaattaggaaaagtagAAATAAGGGGGGACAATAGCACTGGTATTGTTACCCATATAACACAAAtcgggctaaaccttaccttactaatcctattgaggtaTAAAATAGCCTCATTAGCAAGCATGTAAAAAGAAAGAACTAGCTACAATCAAATATTCAGTGATCaccacagagtttataacatattatgtgatgatattacaaatcaGAATACTAACATAATGGTAGAATAAAATGATGAAGGAATTAAAATGTTGTCCCTTCTTGTCCAAACTtgtaatttcttcaatttgtaattctttttcATCACACTCCCAATTCTTTAAGAAGTATTCAAAATTCATGATTTCTTTTTAGAACGATTGGACCTTGTTGATGTAGTTGGGGCGACCTGCTTTTGTTTGGCATTTCTCATTGGAGGTcgcctaacatttaaaaaatcactaaccttgtcgtcccaactatttttccttaTATGAGTCTTTTTACCTTTGTCGCTATGCCTTGGTGATAGATCCTCTTTTCTTGATGCATGTGCACGACATTCTTGTAacattgcttcttcttctccttgtTCAAAAAATTCACTCCCCAAATTAACAGGTTGTGGAGAACTTTGAACGATATCGAGTGTCACTAAGGCATCTCCTCCTTGTGTCGTTGTCACGATTGTCTTACTTTGTTGTTGTcctatgttttgcatttttttctTGCTCTTACTTACAGGACCAGTGCTAAGCGTAGCAGGATTTAAGGATTTTAGAGGAGTAGAGCTTACCATTGCATCCAAAAGTTTCCTCTCCTCCAATGAAATGAGTGGCTCAGTTGTTACAATTTGATTCTGCCCAGATTTTGGCACTACTGTTGCTTTTCGATCACCAGCAGAATTTTCGCCTgagcattgttgttgttgcacaTTATCTCCTGTTGCCTTTTGACCCAAGTTTGCTGCTTCTGCATTTGCAGAAATTCTTGGAACAAAAGCTAGAGCATTATGGTTcaacttgctgttgggacttGCTGCAGGTGCCGCAAGTGCATGACAATTCAAATTGTTCTTGGGTGCTGCCGATATCCCCTGAAACATTGGCTTGACTGGAGCATCAATTTCCTCTCCTGCATTATCCTGATCACCCTCTTGGTCATCTTCTTCAGATGAAAAACCAGCAATTCCGTCACCCCAGCCCTCCTCATTATCATACTCTCGTAGGTCGTTCCACTGTTTCGAGTTAATAACCATCTCCCTCACCTTTGCTTGAATTATTCCTTTGTTATTACTAGTGGAGATTGATGGTTGCCCAGATTCACCCCCATGCTCACCAATTGACTTACAAGATTGAGAGGGAATATCATACATCGATGTGTTCAAGGTGACCAACGGTTGCTTGAACATAGGGTTGGCATCCAACATTATTTTAATATGTGAATCTTTGATAATTTTCTCCACATGTGGACTGGAGAAATGTATCGTAGGAGTTACCTTCCCTTCATTTTGATCACGGGCTAGCAGTTGCATATTTGGATCAGTAGTCTTGCCTTCATTCTGATTCATAGTAACAAGAGCTTTATTCAATGCCGCTGGAGTCGATAAGCTATTTTGATCCAATTTCTGGTCCTTATAACTCTCAACCAGCTGTAAATTCTCTCCAGTCAACTTCCCATCATTATCATTCACATTACCAAGAGCAGAAAATGAGTTTGAATTTTTTGGTACACATGGACTCTTTTTTGCGATCTGCATTAGTTTTTTGCTGCTTGGAGTCCTTTTTTTGCTGGAAACCGATGTCCAGTTATCGTTAGTAATATGTTGTCCAGCTTCCCTTGTATGTTGTCTAGCATCAGTAGGTTTTGATCGCTCAGATTCAGCCCCTTCTAAAGCAAACTCAGCTTGAACTAAGGCAGCATTAGAGACATCTACAGCAGCTGTACCTATAGAAACAGTCacaccaccttgttgttgaacCATATCAGGCTGGTTAGAGGTATCTGCTCGGACTGCCTTCAATGCAACATTAGTATCCATAGGATTTGCTGTTCTTTCAAGAAGATCAATCACAACATCATGTTTATCACTCGTAGATACAGCTCGATCAACAGGAGATTGCAAAGCAACAGTACAATCCAGCTTCGAAACAATAGTAGCTGCAGCAGCTGCTTCAATAGCTACTGTCCAGTTGTTACTCTTGTTACCCTTTGTatcagatgctgcaaactccaattccataacatctacacgATGTTCCTCATTGGTAGCATCAACATTTGTTGCTTTATCAATTAATTCAACAAATATATCCTTAGGTTCTGCACTACCATTTGCTTTCCCAGTAGTTTTGGTCTCCATATTTTCTTGCACAACATTTTTCAAACTCCCACAAGCATCTTGTTCTGCTCCAGCTGACATTTGGGAACCTGTAGCTGCACACTCTGAAACCACAACTTCACTTTGAATCCTAGATAGCCCAGGGACATGTTTAAACATATCAAGGTTGTTTGAATTATCAGTTCGATTAGTAACTGCCTTTAAAGAAACAACAGTAGCTTCATACATCCTTGAAAATACTGTGGAAGCAGAGATATCACTCAACTTTGTATTCAATGAACAACATTTTTCAATGCAACATCAGTAGATTGAACAAATGGTGGTTTTCCAATTATTTCACGCGCAGCTGTAGTATCTCGATGATTCTGTAGTTGGCCCTTAACAACAGCTGGTCGTGGACCATCAGTCAATGCAGACTGAGTTGCTGCAATATTCTACTTATTTACATCAGTTCCTTGATGATAAACAATggaattattttcaaaattgttatCTGAATCCACATTTTTGCCTTCTAAAACCTGTTGCATCTTTCTTGCATTCAACAATTGCCTTAAATCCCCTTGATATTGTTCTACAGGACCTTGATCAATTGGTTCTTGAAAAACTTCTACATCTTCAATCTCATCATTTTGGTGTGCCATTTTCGATATATATCGACATGTTTTCTCATCGTGGCCCTGATGTTTACAGCAATTACAATATAAAGGTAGattatcatacacaatttccTGAAAAACTTCAACAATTTTTCCAGAATTTTTATCCAAACTTTGGATTCTCACTCGCTTGGGATGCTTGTTCATCAGGTCCAAAATTACCTTCACCCTCGCTGTGCTTGGTCTGGATTTAATTTGTGTCGCTTTATCAATGGCTATAGGTTTTCCAGCAGCAGAAGCAATTGATAGCAACGAACGCATAACAAATAATCCGGCGACAGATTCGGCAATGAAATCCAAACTACTGCCATTGTAGTTTCTTCGTTTGGATTAAATCCAATTGTCCATGGAAAGACTCTATACTGGTGTTCTTTGCCATTCCATGATAGGTAATTTACTGCACGAGCTAAGGCCTGTACATAATCTTCATTTTGATCGAACCTTAACAGAATTTGCCTTGGTGCGAGTGAACCTACGAGGCATCGACCTTTTGTTCCTAGATGTTTGGGCAGTAAATTTCTTAGCTCTTTGAGATCTGGTGCACCTGAAGATAGTTTAAAAACAACAGATTGGTATAACCCTTCCTCCATTGCAAATTCACGCCTTTCTTCCATGGTAAAACAAACAGTTGGTTCGCCATGTACATATTGAATTGATTTCAACACTGTTTTTGTTGCAATTTGTGTTGGTGATTTGGTTTGGATCTGAGCAGCATATGTTGGTTTAATAGATGGCTCTCCCACAGCCAAAGGCTGGGGAGAGGACGCAACAGGCATGAAACTCTTCAACACTCCATTAACGTGAAGAATCAGAAGAAATTAATGAAGAACGCCTGGTTGCTACAGTAACCGCAAAATGAAATTTAAGATCCTTACCAATTGGTTACAGATTTGAGTATGAAAACAATTGGGGTTTGTGCGCAAAGAGAAAATGCTTCTTTTGACATCAAGTTTGCGACAATCCACCACCGGATGCCGGAATTATGGCCGGAAAATGGTGACGAAAATACTATTCCTTCTCTTCCTAGAGAGAAGGCAGAGAATTATAAAATCCAACTTTAATTTGAGTTTTGACGAAATCATTTACATAATATTAGCAATTAGTGCACTTACTTTTCTTCCTAGCACCTTTTGTAATGCTGCCCAAGAGCAGCCGCTCCCTGTACTACCACTTTAATTATAATATAAATTAGCTTtttaaaccaaacaaaaaaaggaTAATAAAGAAGGACTAATATCAAGAAAAGCATCAAGTTGCTTATTTTGACGGGGATGATTCCACTCACCTTAGACAAGTTGTTGCTAGTAAAAGCTTCAACTTTCTTTTCGGGTAACAGTTCCACACGGTTTCACAAGGCTTTTCAAATATGAATCAACTGATGCATCATCTTGTTCTGcttaaattaaaatagtaaaattaTTTATCTGTTAGCAGCCTCAATTTTCCCTTTCTGCTCACAGTCCAAATGAGAAGTCAAATGTTTTCCCAGTTCTTCTTCATCCTACTACTCTCTATCTGCAATAAAATGAATGATGCAATGGCAGCTAATTCCAGCAAATGTCTTGAGGATCAGAAGATGTTGCTGCTGCAGCTCAGAAATAATCTTACTTATAATTCTGAAGTATCCACCAAGCTGGTTAAGTGGGATCAGAGGATTGACTGCTGTCAATGGCAGGGCATCACCTGCAATGATGCAGGGCAAGTTATTGGTCTTGACCTTAGCTATGAATCGTTCTCGGGCAGTATCACCCCATTAGCAAATCTTAAGTTTCTCTCTGTTATCCGTCTTGATGTGAACAATTTATCTGCTCCAATTCCAGAGTTCTTTTTGGACTTCTCCAATCTGACTGTCTTGAGTCTATATTCCTGCAACTTGATAGGGGAAGTGCCTCAGAAGATATTCCAGGTATCAACTCTGCACACTATTAACTTAGCACAAAATGAAATGCTTGGAGGTTCTTTACCTCAATTTCCTTCAAATGGATCTCTACACACTCTGGATCTAAGCTACACAGGACTCTCAGGAAGTATACCCACGTCCATTGAGAACCTTAGCATGTTGTCGCATGTTGACCTTAGGTTATGTAATTTTAGAGGTCCAATTCCATCTTCTATGGAAAATCTTACCCAGCTTTCTTATCTGGATTTCAACTGGAATAGCTTCACTGGTTCTTTCCCAACTTTTAAACTGTCCAAGAACCTCACTTATATAACCTCTGCTGGAAATAATTTGACAGAAATATCATCCGACTGGGAAGGCCATGAGAATCTTAAATATCTTGACTTGGGTAACAATTCACTTTCGGGGCTCATTCCAGCGTCATTGTTTTACCTACCCTCACTTGCGAGTTTATATCTGGCCAACAACAAATTTTCTGGCCAAATAACTGAATTACAAAATGTTACTTCTCCACTAGCAACTCTTGACTTGAGTGCCAACAAATTGGAAGGGCCAATACCTGAGTTCTTCTTTGAGCTACACGAGCTCGGAACTCTTAAACTTTCATCCAACAATTTCAATGGAACTGTGCACTTGAAGAAGTTTACAAAGCTCAATAACCTTGGAAGCCTTGATCTATCCCACAACAGCTTATCAGTTGACACAAATATAAGTGAATCAGAACTTGCCTTGCTCCCCCAGCTTGGTGGTCTATTCTTGGTGTCGTGCAACCTGCAGAGTATCTCCTTCCTCAAGAACCAATCCAGGTTGCAGATGCTAGATCTCTCAAGCAGCCAACTTAGTGGTGAAATACCAAATTGGTTGTGGGAAATCAATGATGGATATCTACGTTTTCTGAATCTTTCTGGCAATCACTTCACACATTTTCAAGAGCCTTATAGATTTGGCATTCTAGATTTCCTTGATCTGCATTCAAATCTGCTCACTGGAGATATTCCACTACCACCAATAGAAGTTAAATACGTGGACTTCTCCAACAATAACTTTGCTACATTGATGCCACCTGACATTGGCAATTATCTTGAAATTGCTTGgttcttctcaattgcaaacaacCAAGTTATTGGCAATATCCCTTCTTCAATCTGCAAGGACAGATATCTTGAAGTACTTGATTTGTCTAACAATAGATTGAAtggcacaataccaccatgtttGGCAGAATTGAGCAGCACACTGAAA of the Nicotiana tabacum cultivar K326 chromosome 7, ASM71507v2, whole genome shotgun sequence genome contains:
- the LOC107777760 gene encoding receptor-like protein 54, with translation MNDAMAANSSKCLEDQKMLLLQLRNNLTYNSEVSTKLVKWDQRIDCCQWQGITCNDAGQVIGLDLSYESFSGSITPLANLKFLSVIRLDVNNLSAPIPEFFLDFSNLTVLSLYSCNLIGEVPQKIFQVSTLHTINLAQNEMLGGSLPQFPSNGSLHTLDLSYTGLSGSIPTSIENLSMLSHVDLRLCNFRGPIPSSMENLTQLSYLDFNWNSFTGSFPTFKLSKNLTYITSAGNNLTEISSDWEGHENLKYLDLGNNSLSGLIPASLFYLPSLASLYLANNKFSGQITELQNVTSPLATLDLSANKLEGPIPEFFFELHELGTLKLSSNNFNGTVHLKKFTKLNNLGSLDLSHNSLSVDTNISESELALLPQLGGLFLVSCNLQSISFLKNQSRLQMLDLSSSQLSGEIPNWLWEINDGYLRFLNLSGNHFTHFQEPYRFGILDFLDLHSNLLTGDIPLPPIEVKYVDFSNNNFATLMPPDIGNYLEIAWFFSIANNQVIGNIPSSICKDRYLEVLDLSNNRLNGTIPPCLAELSSTLKVLNLGKNKLAGNIPRNISHNCQLRSLDLSQNLLSGQLPRSLSNCTNLKLMNLGNNKIRDTFPCWLRNLSNLRVLAFRFNRFHGNIDCSGLSSNWTALQIIDLASNNLGGILSRNSFLELNAMTVDPAIAHSHFDYLHFESVSVRPIYYQDTVGLFLKGQNVTLAKIPVFFISIDFSSNNFVGDIPETVGDLKSLYLLNISHNNLTGQITPAFGNLKQLGSLDLSFNNLDGNIPEKLASLTFLSVLNLSYNELVGMIPRSTQFDTFAESFRGNKGLCGFQLNRTCKNISAVAPSEPEFEEENLVSRTEIYLSLILGFAVGIGIIFLPLLFSKRWNQSYNKLVDRWILRIFEQRDQDGRSSKSISEPSWKKATGKSTGSH